The sequence AATTTCTTCAGCATCTCAGGTGGCAGCTTGCGCTCGGGGCGCTGCTTGCCTTCCTCGGCGGCTGCGGTTCCGATGAGGCCGATGGAGGCCGCGATCACGATCAATGTGTTGGTTTTCATGGTGTTGTTCTTGGTTTGGTTGCGATGAGTTGCATTCGCTCTCACTGAACGGGAAACACCCTGTCCAAGGGAAAGTTGCGGGATCGCTCCCAAGAAATTTTTCGGGAAAGGTTTGCCACGCCCGCCGCAGCTGTCTTGCATGCTTCCGAGACGTGGAAAACGAAACCCAGAAGCCCGCCCCCAGCAAGTCCGCCGTATTCCTGCGCCGGGGGTTCAGCACGCTTCTGCTGTGGGGGGTCGTGGGGGCGATTTTCGCGAGCATGGCTCCCGCCGCATACCTCGGGCTGATTGCGGCGCTGGTGCTCATTTCCACATTGGAGTATTTCCGGATGTTGCGGGCGGACAAGGTCGAGTGCTTCCCGCGATTCGGCATGGCGGTGGCCGTCGCGTATTGCGGGATCGGCTACTGGCACCTTCTGCAGGGCGGCAGAGACATCCCGCCCGCGCTGGATGCCTGCGCGATTTTCATCACGGTGACGGGAGCCTTCACCCTCCAACTGCGCTACCCGATCAAGGGCATCGAGGCGCTGCTTGCGGTCGCGGCGAACCTGCTCGGCTTCCTCTACATTGCCTACCTGTTCAGCTTCGCGGCGCGGATCTCCTTCGGGCTGCCGGGAGAAGGTGCGGTGCCGGGAGCCTTCGTCCTGCTCTGGCTGCTTGCGGTCACGAAATTCACAGACATGGGCGCCTACATCACCGGTTCGCTCATCGGGAAGCACAAGATGATCCCGCACATCTCACCGGGGAAAACCTGGGAGGGATTCGGCGGGGCCTTGTTATTCTCGCAGCTCGCCGCGTGCGGGCTTTACGCGCTGATGCCATCGCAGCTCACCGCTCTGGGCGGATGGCCGCATGTCATCGCGCTCGGTTTCCTGCTCGCCATACTCGCAGTCATAGGGGATCTCGCGGAAAGTGTCGTCAAGCGTTCGCTGCACGCCAAGGACTCCGGCAAAATGCTGCCAGGCATAGGCGGCGGGCTGGATCTCATCGATAGCATCTGCTTCACCGCGCCCGCCCTCTGGTTCTACCACGCCCACGTCCTCGCATGAGTGCAGGGAAAAAACGCCGCGTTGTGCTGCTCGGTTCAACCGGCTCCATCGGCAAATCCACGCTGAGGGTCGCGGAAAATCTCCCGGAGCTCATCGAGATCGTGGGACTCGCCGCAGGCTCAAACATTGCGGAGCTCGCCGCGCAAGCCACCGCCACAGGCGTGAAAAACGTTGCCATCCACGATGCATCGAAAGCCGGGAAACTCGCCGCACTTCTCCCTGCCGGGGTGAAAATCCATACCGGGGCGGAAGGCTTGGCGGAGATTTCCCAACTCGCGGAAGCGGACATCGTGCTCATCGCCATCGTCGGCACCGCAGGCTTGCAGCCCGCCTTGGCCGCGATCGGAGCAGGCAAGGATCTGGCCGTCGCCTCCAAGGAAATCCTCGTCATGGCCGGTGGGATCATCACCGCCCGCGCTACGGAAAAAGGGGTGCGCATCCTGCCCGTCGATTCAGAACACAATGCCATTTTCCAATGCCTCGAAGGCCACCGCGGCCCCGACCGCGAAATCTCCCGCCTCATCCTGACCGCATCAGGCGGCCCGTTCCGGGAGATGGCTTCGGAAAAGCTCTGGGACGTCACACCGGAGATGGCCATGAAGCACCCCACCTGGGAGATGGGGCCGAAGATCACCATCGATTCGGCCACACTGTTCAACAAGGGCTTGGAAATGATCGAGGCACGCTGGCTGTTCGGCATCGGCATGGATCGAATCGAGGCGGTGATCCACCCGCAGAGCATCGTCCATTCCATGGTCGAGTTCACCGACGGCTCGGTGCTCGCCCAGCTCTCGCGCACCGACATGGGTTTCCCCATCCAGTATGCACTCACCTACCCGGCTCGGATGAAAGGCGCCCTGGAGCCGCTGGACTTCACAAGCCTCTCCAAGCTGGAATTCTACGCCCCCCGCACGGATGACTTCCCAGCGCTGAATCTCGCGCGGACAGCCGGGCTGACAGGCGGCACCCTCCCCGCCGTCCTCAACGCCGCAAACGAGGTGGCCGTGGAACATTTCCGCAACGGGAAAATCCGCTTCCCACAGATCTGGGAATGTGTGGCTCAAACGATGGACTCCCATGCAACCGTGCATAATCCATCTCTCCCGCAGATCCTCTCGGCCGATTTTTCCGCCCGCGAGTCCGCGCTGGAATGGTGCCTGCGATAGGCTTGACTCAGCGTCTTCTGCGAAGAAGGGCTATCATAAGCCCGAAAGAAAACGCGATCGAAGTGCCGAGCTCAGGCACCGGCACCGGTCCGTCCCACGGATTCAGAGAGATCACCGACTGGTTGTTGTTCGGGTTGGTGGGATCGATCCAGAAAATCACCCGATCCGTGGGATCGTAGCCGGGGCCGCCCCAGTTGTCGCTTGCTGCGGAAGCGAACCATCCGTCCGTGATCGCGATGATTTGGTTGGCACGGCCGTCAAGAACGCTGTTTCCCGTATTGTTCCTGACGTAGTAATTTCCCTGCCCTGTCTCCACATCCGGGGCGGCATCGTAGAGAACCTCCCAGATCGCCGTCTGGAGGGCGGCGGCCTCGATATCACCCGCTGCATGGACTTGGTCATAAAATCTATCGATCAGGTAGGCCGCGCGAAGAAGCGCGCCGGGACGGTATTGTGAAACACCCTCATTGATGTAGCGGCTGTTTGCAGTCGCAAAATCGCTACCAACATACGTGTGGGTGACCGATTGGTTCGCAGAGGTCAGGAAAGCCGTTTCCGAATCGATGCAGAAAACTGCGATCCCCCGAACCTGCTGGTAAGTCCCGCCGGTATCCCCCTCGACCAACCCGGGAGCCGATGGCGTAAGTCCTCCCATCAGGCTTGGATCCGTGGGCATGATTACCAGTTGACCGACGTAGCCATTGTAGTTGTTGCCACCTAGGTGATCCGGCACCTGAAGACCATCAACTGCCCCGTCCACATCGGCGGATTGACCGGAGATACTCCAGAACTCCAACTGCGCCGTGACAAACGGAGAACTGAACAGGACGAATATGATCGCTCCGAAGATCTTTCGTATTTGAAGCATGGATGGATATTTTCAAAAAAATATGCCGATGTCCATCATTTATTTTGTATAAATTAATAATCAGACTTTCTAAAGTGATTTGCCGTAATCCAAAGGAAAGCGGGCAGACCCAGGCTGAGAGCCAGTCCCCAGCCCGGATTCTCCCGCCCGACTGTCCCAATCCAAGCAAACAGAAACCCCATCGGCACCGCACCACAGGCGAGAGCCAAACAGAATTTCCCGAAGGGCATTCGCAACAGCCCTGCCATGCAGGCCAGCACCTCGGGAAGGATAGGCAAGGCGCGGCTTACGGCCACCACCAGCGCCCCGTTCCTATCGAAAAGCCTGCGGCCTTTTTCAAAATCCTTCTCGCCGAGCCATTTCCGGGAGAACCCTTCCTTGAAAAAACGCCCCACCCCGTAGCCCAGCATCCCGGCAAGCATGGATCCCGCCGTGGCAAAAAAACCACCCAGCCAGAACCCATACACCGCCCCCAGCGCCGACATCACGACCGTCCCGGGAATGGGCAACAAAAGATCCGCCAGCAGCAACCCTATCCCAGCCAGCCACGCCCAATCTCGCGATTCCTCAAATCTCGCCACCAGCACCTCCCCACTCCACGCCTGTTCCAGCCCGGCTCCGAACAACATCCATCCGAGCAGGAATAACGCGCACAGCAACAACATCAGTCCAATCAGTCTCATCGCTTTATCAGATGATCTCCACCGGCGCATCCGGGAGCGCCTTCATGAACGCGTTTCCATAGCGTTTCGTAAGGATGCGGTTGTCGAGAATGTGAACCCAGCCGATGTCGCGCTTGGTGCGGATCAGGCGCCCCACTCCCTGCCGCATTTTCAAAATGGCCTCCGGCACGGAGTATTCCATGAACGGGTTTCCTCCCGCCGCCTCGATCGCCTCCAGCCGCGACGCGGTGAGCGGATGATCCGGCACGGCGAAGGGCAGCCGCGTGACCACAACGTTGGAAAGCGCTTCGCCCGGCACATCGACACCTGTCCAGAAGCTGTCCGTACCGAAGAGGACGCTGTCGAGATCCTCGCGGAAATTCTCCAGCATCGTGTGGCGCGGCATACCCTCGCCCTGCATGAGCAGCCGCCAGCCCTTGGTCCTGAAAAAATTCCCGCACTTTTCCGCCGCCTCCCGCATCGTGCGGTAGCTGGTGAACAGCACGAAGGCGCGGCCATCGCTGGCGCTCACCGCCTCCATGATCGCCTTGGCCAGGGCATCGGGATACTCCCTCGCGCTCGGCTCGGGCATGGTTTTCCTGATACGGATTTTCATCTGCTTGCGGTAATCGAAGGGGCTTCCTATGCTCAGCGCCCGGGCATTTTCCGCACCCACCCGCTTCCGGAAATAGCCCAGCTCAGGATCGCCCACGCCGAGCGTGGCGCTGGCCATCACGCAGGATTTCTTTCCTGAAAAAAGCAGCGGCCGCAGCCTATCGGCAACATTCACCGGCGCTCCGTGGCAGCTGAACTGAGTCTCTTCGCGCCCGCTCCTCTCCACCCAATAGACGCAGCCCTCGTCCTTCTGGTCGAGGAACTCGCCGACCGCGCCATGCGTCTCGCGCAGCTTGCGCGCGGCATCCATGAGTTCGTTCTTCGATGATTCGCTCTCGGTGTCCTCCGCCAGCTCGGAAATCTCTTCCCACAGTTCCCGCAGCGGAGCGGCGAGGCAGTTCTCCACAAGCTCCGGCCTGCGCACGCGGAATTCCTTGGACCACTCTCCGAACTTCGCCGCATTGCCCACTTCCCCGAAAAATTTCTCCACCGCCACCAACCCGCGCTCAACGGCGAGCATCGGCGCGGCCTTGCGGTGGCTTTTGAGCATCCCTTTTCGCGTCTTCGGATTGTAGAGCCGCTGCAAATCGAAGCGCAGCCCCGCCTGTGAAATTCGCAGCCCCAGCTGCACCGCCGCGACCTGCTCCACCGTGTGCGCCTCGTCGAGGACGGCGAAGTCATTCGGGAAAAGGAAACCGGGCATCTTTTCCTCGCCGGGTTCCGCATCGAGTTCGAGGTTGTTCAGCAGTGCGAAAAACAGGGTGTGGTTGACGACAACAAGCTTTGCGTCCGCAGCGGCCTTCCGCGCCTCCTGGAAAAAACAGTTCCCCCTCGGCCCGCAATGGCGCTGGGTGCAGGAATGCGCCTCGCTGCACACCTGCAGCCAGACTTTCGTCGTGGGCTGGAAGGGCATCCCGCTCAAGGTGCCGTCCTTCGTCCCCTCCGCCCATGTCCGGATGCGGCTCAGCTCCTCGCTTTCCGTTGTGGTGAAAAGATCCGCCGATTGTTCCCAGGCCCGCCGCAGCCTTGCCGGGCAGAGGTAGTTCTGCCTCCCCTTGAGCAAAACCGCAGGCAACTCCTCGCCGAGGATCTTTCGGACGATGGGTATGTCCTTTCTCACCAACTGCTCCTGCAGATTGATCGTGTGGGTGGAGATCACCGCCTTGCGCCCCGTCTCCAGGGCGAATTTCGCCGCAGGAACAAGGTAGGCCAGTGATTTCCCGACACCCGTGCCGGCCTCCGCGACAAGGGAGCTACCCGCGACAAAACTCTCCGCCACCGCCACCGCAAGCAGCTCCTGCTCCCGCCGATACTCAAAGTCCTTGGATCCCGAGAGCGGCCCCTTCGCGGAAAAGATCTCCCGCACCCTCTCCGCGAGATCCGTTCCCCCGCCGCTTTCCGAAACCGATATCATCCGGGCGCATCTTCATCCCGCCACCGCCCGGCATGCAACCCGCATGTTTCCGCGTCAGCGCGCATTTTGTCACAATCCCAGCCTAGCCTTATTCCGCATCCCGCCCATAGTGGCCTGCCATGGACATCCAAGCACCAGACCTTTCACAGACATTCCCCCGCAGCCCCCGCGACACCTCGATCGCAGGCTACGTCGTCGCCGCCCGCGCCCTCGACAAATGCCGTGCCGTGATCGCGCAGACCGCCGGCGAATACCATTCCGGGTGCCCGCTCGATGAGGTGTGGCTCGATTTCGCCGGGATCAAATACAAGGCCTTCCTCAAATTCGTCGCCACCGGCGCGGATGACGCGGCGGTCTCCGATTGGGTCGCGAAAAAGGCGAAGCAGAAGAAGCGTTCCGAGATCATCGCCTGGAACAACAGGATGCGCGACAAGCAGATCAGCAAGATGCCAGCCAAGCTCCAGGAATTCCTGGAAGACTATATCCCCGCCAACATCCCCGCAGGAAAAGTCGTGCGGGTCTGGTTCGATGTCTATGACATCGAGGAGCAGCGCCTCTGAACCTACTTTTTCTTGAGACTCTTCACCTCGCGGACTTTTCCGCCCTTGTCCACGATGGTGAAAGCTCCGCCGGTGCGCTTGGCCAGTTCGAACATGGCCTCCTCGGCCTTGGGTTCCATCATGGCGATGGAGTTGACAACGATCCCCTTGCGCTTCGCCTTGGCCGCGAGATCCCTGGTCAGACCCATCATGTCGCGACCGCTCATCTGGCCGTCTGTCATGAAAAAGACTATCTGTGGCGGAGGCTCCATATCGAAGGCCATCTCAAGGGGGTTGGTCCAGTCCGTGCCCCAGACGAGCTTCGATTCCTTGATGACCTTGAGGGATTCCGCCATCTGGGAGGATGTCATGTCCAGCCACTCGACCGACTGCCTTTTCCCGACCGGTTTCCAATCGTGGGCA comes from Akkermansiaceae bacterium and encodes:
- a CDS encoding CDP-archaeol synthase, whose protein sequence is MENETQKPAPSKSAVFLRRGFSTLLLWGVVGAIFASMAPAAYLGLIAALVLISTLEYFRMLRADKVECFPRFGMAVAVAYCGIGYWHLLQGGRDIPPALDACAIFITVTGAFTLQLRYPIKGIEALLAVAANLLGFLYIAYLFSFAARISFGLPGEGAVPGAFVLLWLLAVTKFTDMGAYITGSLIGKHKMIPHISPGKTWEGFGGALLFSQLAACGLYALMPSQLTALGGWPHVIALGFLLAILAVIGDLAESVVKRSLHAKDSGKMLPGIGGGLDLIDSICFTAPALWFYHAHVLA
- a CDS encoding 1-deoxy-D-xylulose-5-phosphate reductoisomerase, which translates into the protein MSAGKKRRVVLLGSTGSIGKSTLRVAENLPELIEIVGLAAGSNIAELAAQATATGVKNVAIHDASKAGKLAALLPAGVKIHTGAEGLAEISQLAEADIVLIAIVGTAGLQPALAAIGAGKDLAVASKEILVMAGGIITARATEKGVRILPVDSEHNAIFQCLEGHRGPDREISRLILTASGGPFREMASEKLWDVTPEMAMKHPTWEMGPKITIDSATLFNKGLEMIEARWLFGIGMDRIEAVIHPQSIVHSMVEFTDGSVLAQLSRTDMGFPIQYALTYPARMKGALEPLDFTSLSKLEFYAPRTDDFPALNLARTAGLTGGTLPAVLNAANEVAVEHFRNGKIRFPQIWECVAQTMDSHATVHNPSLPQILSADFSARESALEWCLR
- a CDS encoding VTT domain-containing protein — its product is MRLIGLMLLLCALFLLGWMLFGAGLEQAWSGEVLVARFEESRDWAWLAGIGLLLADLLLPIPGTVVMSALGAVYGFWLGGFFATAGSMLAGMLGYGVGRFFKEGFSRKWLGEKDFEKGRRLFDRNGALVVAVSRALPILPEVLACMAGLLRMPFGKFCLALACGAVPMGFLFAWIGTVGRENPGWGLALSLGLPAFLWITANHFRKSDY
- a CDS encoding ATP-dependent DNA helicase; translation: MISVSESGGGTDLAERVREIFSAKGPLSGSKDFEYRREQELLAVAVAESFVAGSSLVAEAGTGVGKSLAYLVPAAKFALETGRKAVISTHTINLQEQLVRKDIPIVRKILGEELPAVLLKGRQNYLCPARLRRAWEQSADLFTTTESEELSRIRTWAEGTKDGTLSGMPFQPTTKVWLQVCSEAHSCTQRHCGPRGNCFFQEARKAAADAKLVVVNHTLFFALLNNLELDAEPGEEKMPGFLFPNDFAVLDEAHTVEQVAAVQLGLRISQAGLRFDLQRLYNPKTRKGMLKSHRKAAPMLAVERGLVAVEKFFGEVGNAAKFGEWSKEFRVRRPELVENCLAAPLRELWEEISELAEDTESESSKNELMDAARKLRETHGAVGEFLDQKDEGCVYWVERSGREETQFSCHGAPVNVADRLRPLLFSGKKSCVMASATLGVGDPELGYFRKRVGAENARALSIGSPFDYRKQMKIRIRKTMPEPSAREYPDALAKAIMEAVSASDGRAFVLFTSYRTMREAAEKCGNFFRTKGWRLLMQGEGMPRHTMLENFREDLDSVLFGTDSFWTGVDVPGEALSNVVVTRLPFAVPDHPLTASRLEAIEAAGGNPFMEYSVPEAILKMRQGVGRLIRTKRDIGWVHILDNRILTKRYGNAFMKALPDAPVEII
- a CDS encoding DUF5069 domain-containing protein, whose translation is MDIQAPDLSQTFPRSPRDTSIAGYVVAARALDKCRAVIAQTAGEYHSGCPLDEVWLDFAGIKYKAFLKFVATGADDAAVSDWVAKKAKQKKRSEIIAWNNRMRDKQISKMPAKLQEFLEDYIPANIPAGKVVRVWFDVYDIEEQRL